The following proteins come from a genomic window of Acanthopagrus latus isolate v.2019 chromosome 5, fAcaLat1.1, whole genome shotgun sequence:
- the clip1a gene encoding CAP-Gly domain-containing linker protein 1 isoform X1, with protein sequence MSTAKPSGLKVPSKISKPPGTTAPKTNPSTAGTKVAATDKSASSASGGDAQSAGESFQIGDRVWVNGNKPGYIQFLGETQFAPGQWAGIVLDEPIGKNDGSVAGVRYFQCEALRGIFTRPSKLSLTEGEANGTQTAPPSRAASPTPSVGSVASHTPTTKSALPSTTATAKKASSTTPVTPSSNLARTNSESVSNLSETGSVKKGERELKMGDRVLVGGTKAGVVRFLGETDFAKGEWCGVELDEPLGKNDGAVAGTRYFQCQPKYGLFAPVHKVTRIGFPSTTPAKAKTTVRKVVATPSGLKRSPSASSISTMSSVASSVSAKPSRTGLLTETSSRYNRKISGTTALQEALKEKQQHIEQLMAERDMERAEVAKATGHVGEMEQEISLLRDDQEQMETKMDQLRALVEAADKEKVDLMNQLEEERRKVEDLQFRVEEACITKGDLETQTRLEHAHIKELEQSLLFEKTKAEKLQRELEDTRVATVSERSRIMELERDLSLRTREVADLQLRLGAQQGSEDSSSTLSPLLEEINSLRDQLASQEAKQQEELVKYKEKLDVQEKTHSEAVAQLQATSVRLSGDNEQMQMRLSQAEKENADIIENWRSKLETAIASHQQAMEDLKVSFSKGAGAQTEELVETKTALERLKVEHKLALEEAGAKYEADARVWTREMQELKEKVSSLAEDKERLEDSLRSSVDKTEEQHLVEMEDVLGKLHAAELRIKELEEKEDILAQQAQDKDKETKEQMAEIVALRSQVAQGSQELVTLKSQLEVLQSQGNDQGTKVSDLSSQLEGRQQEVLSLQQSLNTVQQEKDSLEQQLGGLKQKLTESTEEQTKSAKTMQETLEKLSKKEEQCSSLTTESESLRSQLAGLERKLKAADDRLEQLSKDKSKLEKDISDMMTASGDSSVQLTKMNEDLIQKERRLEELQSQIAEEKERTAHLNEQLLQEQSRKEQELKETRDEHQSQISSLQEKIAELEKTVQQGETLVEELKASQEKSLSQASELHVKELEVLQSQVDKLKQDLSSSKDKSQELEKLVSELQPYKEQAQCLSAELDTYKHDVEHFSQKLEKQSLDLENVCKEREDVKAEKGKLEKQLSDVQSKLSALEIAHQEVSVQNEELLKTTDQLSKTKEELLTKSKHSDEERISLNKELEKLRDLLEEVQTDNKNLKNAKSEHQVQIAELRRQNADKNDLLLQHQQDIQQIEAKKKQLLEDYENVCKEKNRLEDDLNESRSKLTCERDNLILERDSARNAKKSLDAKNAELQAKLKSVNLEKEDLTMKNTQLQALTETLTKEKVEMSSEISAVVLDKKSLETVKEELQNKLSATKKDLESCVRECEELKASKISLAQMLDEFKMSSQVTDSEKLHLLQEKEDLLAIQRKVCNEKEELLREIEELKEKLQVSTEQLSQSNTKCKEALSSFEQERQAFRLQNSETEMALHALRKEKMSLDSAIEQQKMDYERLAGEKGEFEEKHTKAISEKDALSLERDKLASDIRETKDQLDSYTRENAVLIQEKSNLTTMIEETKCQKDKVESEMTSLKLENADLQNELQKHKSDIKILEKEKTELVHGNSKVKMDFEKGHLEFIQKIDILTNDCQRLQSLQTEADKKVQYLQKESQGLLQEIQDLKCQIESVSAAKNLLESQLQAESNERSKAISEKDGLSKQIEELQQTLSKVIQENKEISSKLQNSDDENKSSIMDMEVLKTQLKKQEEETSQLTEHREQLLSKLEEMDKQMALLTTEKEDLLAGQCKLEQDISSLHSSKESWLAEQSILLGELDKLHASQNQLEVDVKNLQSEKELLENQYKKAVEDVSASTTAKEEISTSISNLTAQKDALQVERDEATQQVRQLESQLKNAISKQLEAAEASGKTAEALEQLTKEKTSLMEEKNKAQSLLKELQSSKQEMENELKKLKEENSKYQEDLNVSKEQLCTESQKTNSLCQEIEELKEADCVKTKSLQMLQDENNKLTQELDNSHKGQSDLLKLKDDNSKLKKQLKEFKQSESTLKEQFDKEKATLQQSIHKNSALISEKDQQVENLRSELAVLRGESASVKTLQGTIQALEHDKANLQERVQRLEKDLAAGPDTINKSSGDAVLDQLREDKETAESQAAIEFLNSVIVDLQRKNGELKDKLETMAAAALNGNNPSELDNYDSHDKEPVKKKPPPRLFCDICDCFDLHDTEDCPTQMQVPDSPPHTTYHGSKGEERPYCDICEVFGHWTESCNDDQTF encoded by the exons atgagcACAGCCAAGCCCAGTGGGCTCAAAGTGCCCAGCAAGATATCTAAGCCTCCTGGGACAACAGCCCCTAAGACCAACCCCAGCACAG CAGGAACTAAAGTTGCTGCGACAGACAAATCAGCTTCAAGTGCCAGTGGAGGAGATGCCCAGAGCGCTGGGGAGAGCTTCCAGATTGGGGACCGAGTATGGGTGAATGGAAATAAACCAGGCTACATACAGTTTTTGGGAGAGACACAGTTTGCCCCAGGACAGTGGGCAGGGATTGTTTTAGATGAGCCAATTGGGAAGAATGATGGATCGGTGGCAGGGGTTCGCTACTTCCAGTGTGAAGCTCTGCGAGGAATATTTACACGCCCATCCAAGTTGTCTCTCACAGAAGGAGAGGCAAATGGAACTCAGACGGCACCGCCCTCCCGTGCTGCATCACCCACTCCTTCAGTTGGTAGTGTGGCTTCACATACGCCCACTACAAAATCAGCTCTGCCTTCAACTACGGCGACAGCCAAGAAGGCCTCGTCCACAACGCCAGTTACACCTTCTTCCAACCTTGCTCGCACAAACAGTGAATCTGTCTCCAACCTCTCAGAGACTGGATCAGTCAAGAAGGGGGAAAGAGAACTGAAGATGGGTGATCGAGTATTG GTTGGTGGTACAAAGGCTGGAGTAGTACGATTCCTCGGCGAAACCGATTTTGCTAAAGGCGAGTGGTGTGGTGTGGAATTGGATGAGCCTTTAGGGAAGAATGATGGAGCAGTGGCAGGCACAAG ATATTTTCAGTGTCAACCCAAGTATGGCTTATTTGCTCCAGTACACAAAGTCACACGCATTGGCTTCCCTTCCACCACGCCagccaaagcaaaaacaacagttCGGAAAGTAGTGGCCACACCATCAGGGCTAAAGCGAAGTCCTAGTGCTTCCTCCATCAGTACCATGAGTTCTGTGGCATCTTCTGTCAGCGCCAAGCCCAGTCGCACAGGCCTG CTGACAGAGACATCATCACGGTATAATCGTAAGATTTCAGGCACCACAGCCCTGCAAGAAGCGCTGaaggagaaacagcagcatATTGAACAGCTTATGGCTGAGAGGGACATGGAGAGAGCTGAGGTTGCCAAGGCCACTGGCCATGTTGGGGAGATGGAGCAAGAAATAAGCCTGCTCCGGGATGATCAAGAGCAG ATGGAGACTAAGATGGACCAGTTACGTGCCTTGGTAGAAGctgctgacaaagaaaaagttgATCTGATGAACCAGTTGGAGGAGGAGCGTAg GAAGGTGGAGGATCTTCAGTTCCGTGTAGAGGAAGCTTGTATTACCAAAGGAGACCTGGAG ACGCAGACCAGACTGGAGCATGCCCACATTAAGGAGCTTGAACAGAGCCTGCTCTTTGAAAAGACCAAAGCTGAGAAACTCCAAAGAGAGTTAGAAGACACTAGG GTTGCTACTGTCTCAGAAAGATCTCGTATTATGGAGCTTGAGAGGGACCTTTCACTGCGAACAAGAGAGGTAGCTGACCTGCAGCTGCGTCTTGGGGCCCAGCAGGGCTCTGAGGACTCAAGCTCAACCCTTTCTCCCCTTCTGGAAGAGATAAACTCTTTGAGGGATCAGTTGGCTTCCCAGGAAGCTAAACAGCAAGAAGAGCTGGTGAAATACAAAGAGAAGTTAGATGTTCAAGAGAAGACCCACAGTGAGGCAGTTGCCCAGCTTCAGGCTACATCTGTAAGGCTCTCTGGTGACAATGAGCAGATGCAGATGCGCTTAAGccaggcagagaaagagaatgCTGACATAATTGAAAACTGGCGTTCCAAGTTAGAGACTGCCATTGCCTCGCACCAGCAAGCCATGGAGGACCTGAAGGTATCCTTCAGCAAAGGTGCAGGTGCCCAAACAGAGGAACTTGTAGAAACCAAAACTGCACTTGAAAGGCTAAAGGTGGAGCACAAGTTGGCTCTAGAGGAAGCTGgagctaaatatgaagctgatGCCAGAGTGTGGACACGGGAGATGCAGGAACTGAAGGAAAAGGTGTCGTCTTTGGCTGAGGACAAGGAGCGATTGGAGGACTCACTACGTTCCAGTGTTGACaaaacagaggagcagcacCTTGTGGAAATGGAGGATGTTCTTGGAAAGCTTCATGCTGCTGAACTTAGGATAAAGGAGCTTGAGGAGAAAGAAGATATCTTGGCACAACAAGCCCAAGACAAGGACAAAGAAACCAAAGAGCAGATGGCAGAAATAGTGGCACTCCGCAGCCAAGTAGCACAAGGCAGCCAGGAGCTTGTAACACTAAAGAGTCAGTTAGAGGTGCTTCAGAGCCAAGGAAACGACCAGGGTACCAAG GTTAGTGATTTGAGCTCTCAGTTGGAGGGCAGACAGCAGGAAGTCCTCTCTTTACAGCAGAGTCTGAACACTGTGCAGCAGGAGAAGGACTCCCTGGAACAGCAACTTGGAGGCCTG AAACAAAAGTTGACTGAAAGCACAGAAGAGCAGACAAAATCAGCAAAAACTATGCAAG aaacacttgAGAAGCTCAGTAAGAAGGAGGAGCAATGCTCATCCCTGACCACAGAATCAGAGTCTCTTAGAAGTCAACTTGCTG GGCTGGAGAGGAAGCTGAAGGCTGCAGATGATAGGCTTGAGCAGCTTTCAAAGGACAAAAGTAAGCTGGAAAAGGATATTTCAGACATGATGACGGCTTCTGGTGATAGTTCTGTACAGCTGACCAAAATGAATGAAGACCTCATACAGAAAGAAAG GAGGCTTGAGGAGTTGCAGAGTCAAATAgcggaggagaaagagaggacagCACACTTGAATGAACAACTTCTGCAGGAACAGTCCCGCAAAGagcaggagctgaaggagacCAGAGATGAACATCAGTCTCAAATAAGTAGCCTTCAAGAGAAGATTGCTGAATTG GAGAAGACTGTTCAACAGGGTGAGACCTTGGTTGAGGAGTTAAAGGCCTCACAAGAGAAGTCCTTGTCTCAGGCCTCAGAGCTCCATGTGAAGGAACTTGAGGTGCTGCAGAGTCAGGTTGACAAGTTAAAACAGGACCTCTCGTCCTCCAAGGACAAATCCCAGGAGCTGGAAAAGTTGGTATCTGAGCTACAGCCTTACAAGGAGCAGGCCCAG tGTCTTTCTGCTGAGCTTGACACCTACAAGCAtgatgttgaacatttttcCCAAAAACTGGAAAAGCAGAGTCTAGATCTGGAAAATGTGTGTAAGGAAAGAGAGGATGTTAAGGCTGAGAAAGGCAAACTGGAGAAACAGCTTTCAGATGTGCAGAGTAAGCTCTCTGCCCTTGAGATTGCTCACCAGGAAGTTTCAGTCCAGAATGAAGAACTGCTAAAAACCACAGATCAGCTTTCAAAAACTAAAGAGGAACTACTTACCAAGAGCAAGCATTCAGATGAGGAAAGGATTTCATTGAACAAGGAGTTGGAAAAACTCAGAGATCTTCTTGAGGAAGTACAGACTGATAACAAAAACCTCAAGAATGCTAAAAGTGAGCACCAGGTCCAAATTGCGGAGCTTCGAAGACAAAATGCAGATAAGAACGACTTGctcctgcagcatcagcaggacATCCAGCAAATTGAGGCTAAAAAGAAGCAACTACTTGAGGATTatgaaaatgtctgcaaagAGAAGAACCGACTCGAAGACGACCTCAATGAAAGCAGGTCAAAGCTCACATGTGAGAGGGACAATCTGATTTTAGAGAGAGATTCTGCTAGGAATGCCAAAAAATCTCTTGATGCTAAGAATGCTGAGTTGCAGGCAAAACTTAAATCTGTGAACTTAGAAAAAGAAGACCTTACAATGAAGAATACCCAGCTGCAGGCCCTCACAGAAACATTGACAAAGGAGAAGGTGGAGATGTCCTCTGAAATCAGTGCTGTTGTGTTGGATAAAAAGAGCCTTGAGACAGTCAAGGAGGAGCTCCAGAATAAGCTCAGTGCTACGAAGAAAGACTTGGAGAGCTGTGTCCGTGAATGTGAAGAACTTAAAGCCTCAAAAATTAGCCTGGCCCAGATGCTGGACGAGTTCAAGATGAGCAGTCAGGTGACTGATTCTGAAAAGCTTCACCTCCTGCAGGAGAAGGAAGACTTACTTGCAATCCAAAGAAAGGTCTGTAATGAGAAAGAGGAGCTCCTCAGAGAGATCGAAGAATTAAAGGAGAAGCTTCAAGTCTCAACAGAACAACTGTCTCAGTCCAACACGAAATGTAAAGAGGCATTATCATCTTTTGAGCAAGAGAGGCAGGCATTTCGTCTTCAGAATTCTGAAACTGAGATGGCTTTACACGCTTTACGAAAGGAAAAGATGAGCCTGGATTCAGCAATAGAGCAGCAAAAAATGGATTATGAGCGTTTGGCAGGGGAGAAAGGAGAATTCGAAGAGAAGCACACAAAAGCCATATCTGAAAAAGATGCTCTGTCTCTAGAGCGTGATAAGCTAGCTAGTGATATCCGAGAAACTAAGGACCAGTTAGATAGTTACACCAGAGAAAATGCTGTCTTAATTCAAGAGAAGTCTAATTTAACAACAATGATAGAGGAGACCAAATGCCAAAAAGACAAGGTTGAATCAGAGATGACCTCATTGAAACTAGAAAATGCTGACCTACAAAATgaactgcagaaacacaagtctGATATTAAAATTCTTGAAAAGGAGAAAACTGAGCTTGTTCATGGgaacagtaaagtaaaaatggATTTCGAAAAGGGTCATTTAGAATTTATTCAAAAGATTGATATCCTTACAAACGATTGTCAGCGCCTGCAATCATTGCAGACTGAGGCTGACAAAAAAGTGCAGTACTTGCAGAAGGAGAGTCAGGGGCTGCTTCAGGAGATCCAGGACTTAAAATGTCAGATTGAATCAGTGTCAGCGGCTAAGAACCTTCTTGAGAGCCAGCTACAGGCTGAATCCAATGAACGAAGTAAAGCAATATCTGAAAAGGATGGTCTTTCCAAACAAatagaggagctgcagcaaacATTGTCTAAAGTcatacaagaaaataaagagatttCTTCTAAACTTCAGAAttctgatgatgaaaataagtCTTCTATAATGGATATGGAGGTGTTGAAAACCCAACTgaagaaacaagaggaagaaactaGCCAGTTAACAGAACATAGAGAACAGCTTCTATCCAAGCTTGAAGAAATGGACAAACAAATGGCCCTCCTGACCACAGAGAAGGAAGACCTTTTAGCTGGACAATGTAAATTGGAACAGGACATTTCTTCTCTCCACTCAAGCAAAGAAAGTTGGCTTGCAGAGCAGTCAATACTCCTGGGAGAGTTAGACAAGTTGCACGCTAGCCAGAATCAACTAGAGGTTGATGTCAAGAACCTACAATCTGAAAAGGAACTTTTGGAAAATCAATACAAGAAAGCTGTTGAGGATGTTTCAGCTTCAACCACTGCAAAAGAAGAGATTTCCACCAGCATCTCAAACCTAACAGCTCAGAAGGATGccctgcaggtggagagagatgaAGCCACCCAGCAAGTCAGGCAGCTTGAGTCCCAACTAAAAAATGCCATTTCTAAGCAGCTTGAG GCTGCAGAGGCCTCTGGCAAGACTGCTGAGGCTCTCGAACAGctgacaaaagagaaaaccagtttgatggaggagaagaataAAGCCCAGTCTTTGTTGAAAGAGCTCCAGAGCTCTAAGCAGGAGATGGAGAATGAG CTCAAAAAACTAAAGGAAGAGAATTCCAAGTACCAAGAAGATCTGAATGTATCCAAAGAGCAGCTTTGCACAGAATCTCAGAAAACTAACAGTCTGTGCCAGGAAAT tGAGGAGCTTAAAGAAGCTGATTGTGTGAAGACTAAGTCCCTGCAGATGCTGCAAGATGAGAACAACAAGCTGACTCAGGAGCTTGATAACAGTCACAAAGGCCAGAGCGATCTCTTGAAG CTCAAGGATGATAACTCCAAACTCAAAAAGCAGTTGAAGGAGTTTAAGCAAAG TGAAAGCACCTTGAAGGAGCAGTTTGACAAGGAGAAGGCAACCCTCCAGCAGTCCATCCATAAAAACAGTGCCTTAATTTCAGAAAAGGACCAGCAGGTGGAAAACCTGAGGAGCGAG CTGGCTGTACTGCGTGGGGAAAGTGCCTCAGTTAAGACACTGCAGGGCACAATTCAGGCCTTGGAGCATGACAAGGCTAATCTACAGGAGCGTGTTCAGAGACTGGAGAAGGATCTGGCTGCCGGGCCTGACACCATCAACAAGTCCTCAG GTGATGCAGTTTTGGACCAACTAAGGGAGGATAAGGAGACCGCAGAGAGTCAG GCAGCg ATTGAGTTCCTGAATTCGGTTATCGTTGACCTTCAGAGGAAGAATGGCGAACTCAAGGACAAATTGGAGACAATGGCAGCCGCTGCTCTCAATGGGAATAATCCAAGTGAGCTGGATAATTATGATAG CCATGACAAGGAACCTGTGAAGAAGAAGCCTCCGCCAAGGCTGTTCTGTGACATCTGTGATTGCTTCGACCTCCACGACACTGAGGACTGTCCCACACAAATGCAGGTGCCCGACTCCCCTCCACACACCACCTACCATGGCAGTAAGGGCGAAGAACGACCCTACTGCGACATCTGTGAGGTCTTTGGCCACTGGACCGAATCCTGTAATGATGACCAGACCTTTTGA